The Aquidulcibacter paucihalophilus genome has a window encoding:
- a CDS encoding HAD hydrolase-like protein, whose translation MSARDLEGWTIAFDLDGTLVDSAPDLIGTLNRMLAPRGYPAVPLSSARHLVGHGARALLRHGFTEAGAVWDEAAEPELFDHFIEDYVAHIADDSRPFEGVVETLDHLATRGALLCVATNKRTDLAEALIGALDLTRHFVVVAGPDRVSARKPDGAHVREAVLLAGGDPERAVMVGDATTDTGSARAAGVPCVVAGFGYNDVPLADLGGDIVIDCFSDLIAAVATLQQAATGTTAPAI comes from the coding sequence ATGAGCGCGCGCGACCTCGAGGGCTGGACCATCGCCTTCGATCTGGACGGGACCCTTGTGGACTCCGCGCCGGACCTGATCGGCACCCTGAACCGCATGCTGGCACCGCGCGGCTATCCGGCCGTGCCCCTCTCCTCCGCCCGCCATCTGGTCGGCCACGGTGCCCGCGCCCTGCTCCGCCACGGCTTCACGGAGGCCGGTGCCGTCTGGGACGAGGCCGCCGAGCCCGAACTCTTCGACCATTTCATCGAGGACTATGTCGCCCACATCGCCGACGACAGCCGCCCGTTTGAGGGCGTGGTTGAGACGCTGGACCATCTCGCGACTCGCGGCGCCCTGCTCTGCGTGGCCACCAACAAGCGCACCGACCTTGCCGAGGCCCTGATCGGCGCGCTCGATCTGACGCGTCACTTCGTCGTGGTCGCGGGGCCCGACCGTGTCAGCGCCCGCAAGCCCGACGGGGCTCACGTCCGCGAGGCGGTCCTGCTGGCCGGCGGTGATCCTGAACGGGCCGTGATGGTCGGCGACGCCACCACCGACACCGGCAGCGCCAGGGCGGCCGGCGTGCCCTGTGTGGTCGCCGGCTTCGGCTACAATGACGTGCCGCTCGCGGACCTGGGCGGGGACATCGTCATCGACTGCTTCTCCGATCTGATCGCGGCGGTCGCGACCTTGCAGCAGGCGGCGACAGGGACG